In the genome of Bosea sp. ANAM02, the window GGCGAGGAGGTTCGGTGTCTCGCCGTTACCGGAGCCCTTTGCGCGGGGCGCCGGGTCGGTGCCGGGTATGGCGACGGCGATCTTGTCGGTCGGGACGCCGAACTCGGCTTCCAGTATGTGCCTTGTCGCGAGGCTGGTTACCGCGATGGCGCGCGCGTGGCGGAGTGCCAGCGTTTCGCTGCGACACAGCGCCTCTGTCATCTCCGGGCTGTGCCCCGTTTCCAGTGCCAGCGGATGATGCACCAGCGCGACGATGCGATCCGCGAACCTTGCCGCGAGTGCTTCCGGGAAGGCGCCATAGGCGAGCCCATCGATCAGCAGGATGTCGTCGGCTGCGGTTGCGGCGAGGAGCCGTTCCGTTGTGGCGAGACCGGCATCGGTCGGGAAGGGGAACGAGCCCGGCAGGGCGAGATGGCGGGCCTCGATGCCGGCTTCGTGCCATTCTTGGAGCAGGCGCCGGTCGTAGCCGTAGCCGCCTGTCGGCGCATCGATATCGCCGGGGATGGCGAAGACGATACTGCTCACGCGAGCGCGCCCTCGTAGCTGGCGCGGGCGAGATCGGTCTCGTGGAGCGTCACGCGAATCCTGTCCAGCCCCGCGCCATCGGCGCCGAGCGCGCCGGATTTCGCCGCGGCCGCCATGGTGTCGAAGATGTGCTTGCAGAGGAATTCGGTGGTGGTCAGCATCCCTGCGAATTGAGGGAGGACATCGAGATTCTGGTATTTCAGCGGCTTCAGCGTCTCGGCGAGGGTGTCGAGCGCGGCGCCGATATCGACGACGACGTTCTGCTTGTTCAGCGTTTCCCGGAAGAAGGCGACATCGACCACGAAGGTGGCGCCGTGCATGTTCTGCGCCGGACCGAAGAAGGGATCGGGCAGGGAATGGCCGATCATGATGCGGTCGCGGACTTCGACGGAAAACATGCGATCTCCCAAGAGTGGATTGGCGATGCGGCCCGGTCAGGGCTGCGTTTCATAGCAAATCGCGGCGGTCAGGCCAGCGGCGCCGGGTGCGAGCAGGCCGGGCAGGCGCTCGGCCAGGTCGCGGAAGGGGATCTCGTCGGTGATCAACGCATCGAGCCGGTCGTCGGCGAGCAGGGCCATCGCGGCCTTGGCCCGGCGAGCATAATCCCAGCGGGCGCGTCGCGACGCCGATACAAGGCCGACCTGCGATGAGATGAGCTGCAAGCGGCGCGCATGGAAGGCGCCGCCGAGCGCGGCGGGCACGGCGCCTTCGCCAAACCAGCTCAGTTCGACGATGCGCGCCTCGGTGCCCGCTGCCGCGATGGCGGTTTCGAGGCCTGCGGCCGTCGCGCTGGCATGGAAGACGATATCGGCATCGCGGGGCGCGGCGTCGGGAAGGGCAAAGTTGAAGCCCAGTGCAGCGGCGAGCCTGGCCCGGCTTGGCTCGACATCGACGAGCGTGACGTCGGCTCCCGGCAGGCGGGCTGCCAGCCAGGCGACGAGCTGGCCGAGAACGCCGCCGCCGACGATCACGATCCTGTCAGCGGGGCCGGAGCCGGCATCCCAATGGGCGTTGAGCGCCGTTTCCATGTTGGCGGAGAGGATGGCGCGCCGGGCCGGCACCGCATCGGGCACGAGGACGAGCCTGTCGCGCGGGGCGATGAAGCGGTCCTGATGTGGATGCAGGCAGAAGGCGATACGGCCGAGCAGGTCCGGCGGGCCGGCCTCGACGCGGCCGACGGCGCAGTAGCCGTATTTGACGGGGAAGGGAAAGTCGCCCTCCTGGAAGGGGGCGCGCATGCGCTGGTGCTCGGAGCAGGGCACACGACCCTCGCAGACCAGCCGCTCGGTGCCGCGGCTGACGCCGCTCCAGAGCGTCGTCAACATGCAGTCCTCCGACCCGAGAGCGGGCAGGGCGACCTCATTCAGGTTGCATTCACGGGGCGCTGTATACCAAAGCGCAAGAGCCTTGGTCCTTGCGTCAATCACTGTTGCAGGCTTTAGCTCCCGCGCCATTCGCGTCCGATCCCGTCCGTCCGAGCCTGTCTGCCTACCATGACAGAGACCGCCATGAACCAGCGCCCCGCTCCGACCACGTTCCGGCGGGCGGCGCAAGAGGCCGGGCCGAACGGTCTGACCCCGGCCGGGCTGCAGGCGGAAACGGTGCTGCACCGCCGGCGGTTCCTCGTCCTAGCCCTGAATCTCGTCACGCTGGCGCTGCTGTTTGCGGGGCTGGCGCACGTGCTGGGCGCGGGCGGCTGGAGCGTCGCGGATGTCGCGATCTTCGTCGCCTTCCTGTTCGGGGCGCCCTGGACCGTGCTCGGCTTCTGGAACGCGGCGATCGGCCTCTGGCTCTTGCATGGCAAGGCGGACGGGCTTGACGAGGTCGCGCCCTTTGCCGTGGCGGGTGATCAGGCGATGCCGCTCACCCTGCGCACGGCGGTGCTGATGACCTTGCGCAACGAGGACCCGGCGCGCGCCTTCCGGCGGCTCAAGGTCGTCAAGGACAGCCTCGACACGACCGGCGAGGGCGCCTGGTTCGACTATTTCGTGCTGTCGGATACGAACGACCCGGCCGTCGCCACGGCCGAGGAGCAACTGGCCGAGGCCTGGGCGCGCGAACTCGGCGACCCGGCACGGGTAACCTATCGCCGCCGCGATGAGAATGCCGGGTTCAAGGCCGGCAATCTCCGCGATTTCTGCGAGCGCTGGGGCGAGCGCTACGAATTGATGCTGCCGCTCGATGCCGACAGCGTCATGGCGGGCGCGACGATCCTGAGCATGGCCCGAATGATGCAGGCGCATCCGAAGCTCGGAATCCTGCAAAGTCTCGTGGTCGGCATGCCCAGCAAATCGGCCTTCGCCCGCATCTTCCAGTTCGGCATGCGCCACGGCATGCGGCCCTACACCATGGGCTCGGCCTGGTGGGGCGGCGATTGCGGGCCGTTCTGGGGCCATAATGCGCTGGTGCGGATCGCGCCGTTCCGCGAGCACTGCCATCTGCCGGTGCTGCCGGGTGGGCCGCCGCTGGGCGGAGCGGTGATGAGCCATGACCAGGTCGAAGCGACCCTGATGCGCCGCGCCGGCTACGAAGTGCGCGTGCTGCCGGTCGAAGGCGGAAGCTGGGAAGAGAACCCGCCGACCATGCTGGAATTCGCCAAGCGCGACCTGCGCTGGTGCCTCGGCAACCTGCAATATCTCAAGCTGCTCGACATTGCAGGCCTGAAGCCGATGAGCCGCTTCCAGTTGGTCTGGGCGATCCTGATGTTCCTCGGCCTTCCGGCCTGGACGCTGATGATCGCGCTCCTGCCGCTGAAGGTCTTGGAGGACCGGGGGATCGCCGACTATCCGGTCGTGCCGGCTGCCGGGCTCTATCTCCTGTTCCTGGCGATGTATCTTTCGCCGAAGCTCGCCGGCTTTGCCGACATCCTGCTCACGCAGGGCGGTGTCGCACGCTATGGCGGCAAGGCGCGGTTCCTGGCGTCGGCCGCGATCGAGCTCGTGTTTTCGTTCCTGCAGGGTGCGGTCTCGAGCTTCCGGACGACGCTGTTCATGATCGGGCTCGTTTTCGGTCGGGCGACCATCGGCTGGAACGGGCAGGCGCGAGACGCCCATGCGCTGTCCTTCGCCACGGCCTTCGCGGGCCTGTGGCCGCATCTGCTGTTCGGCGCCTGGCTCTTCGTCACTTTGGGCTTGATGGCGCCTTCCGTGTTGATCTGGTCGCTGCCGCTCACCGCGGGCTACGTGTTGGCGATTCCCTTCGCCATGCTGACGGCGGCGCCGGCCTGCGGTGCCTGGCTGGCGCGACGCGGGCTTTGCGGCATCCCCGAGGATTTCGACCTGCCGCCGGTGCTTGACGCGATCCGCGAAAGGCAAGCCGCATGAACGCCGTCACCTATCCCAAGGGAACGGTGAAGGCGCTCTCGCGCTCCCTGCGCGTCTACCACGGCGACAAGGAGCGCCATGCGGCGATGGACCGGCTCTACCGGGCCTTTCTGGCGTCAGGCGATCTCGCCTTCGATATCGGCGCCCATGTCGGTGACCGGGTCTCCTCCTTCCGCCGGCTCGGCGCGCGCGTCGTGGCGCTGGAGCCGCAGCCCGGTCCGGCCCGCGTCATCCGCCTGATCCACCGGCGCGATCCGTTGGTGATTCTCGTCGAGGCGGCCTGCGCCGATCGTGAGGGCTCGATCGGGCTCAGGATCAACAGCGCGAATCCCACCGTCTCGACCGCCTCGGCCGCCTTCATCGGTGCTGCCGAAGGTGCGGGCGGTTGGGAAGGGCAGGTCTGGGACCATGAGATCACGGTGCCCTGCACCACGCTCGACCGCCTGATCCAGCGCTACGGCCTGCCGAAACTGCTCAAGATCGATGTCGAGGGCTTCGAGGCTCATGTGCTGGCCGGGCTGACCAGGGCCGTGCCGGTAATCTCCTTCGAGTTCACGACGATCCAGCGCGATGTCGCCGAGGCCTGCCTCGCGCTGCTGGAAACGCTCGGCCCCTACCGCTTCAATGTCGCCATCGGCGAAAGCCAACGGCTGGAACTCGCTGAGCCGGCGAGCGCGGAAGCGATGGGCGACTACCTGCGCGGCCTGCCGCATGAGGCCAACTCGGGCGATGTCTACGCCATCCTGACGGCCTGAGACGCAGCTTCAGAGGCTGTCGCCGCCGAGCCAGGCGAGGATCGCCGCGACCAGCAGGCTGAACCAGCCGGGATGACGCCCGCGCGTCGCGAACAGCACCAGCGCCGAACCCGCCAGCGACGCTGCAATCGCGACCTTCAGCAGCCATGCGTTCGGTAGAGGGGCGGCCGGCGCCTGCGCCATCGCGATCAGGATCGCGGCGAGCGCCCAGCCGAGGATGCTGACGAGGTGCCAGCTCGCCCAGAGAATCCTGACATGGCGTTCCCGGAGCAACGGGCCGCCTTCGGTTGGAACGATGCCGCTGCTGCGCAGTTGCCGGAAGATCAGGAATTCGCCGACGACCGAATGGACCAGCGCCGTCAACCCCATCACCATCCCGGCCCAGAGAAGCAGCGGCTGCATCGATCGCTCCGTCGGCTGTGGAGATGGGAACTTCCGCGCCCTTCGTTCGTAGCAGGGCCCTGCCGGCCTGCGGAAGCGGGTCCGTTGTCGCGGCCTCCGCCGTTTCACCACAAGCCGGTCAGCCGCGGTTCATCTCGCGGCGCTCAGGCTGTCTCGATCTCACCATCAGGGAACGTCATGACTCGTCTGCTTCGCCCGCTCGCGGTTTCGCTCCTTCTTTTCGCCTCGTTGACGGTCGCACGGGCTGCCGGGGACGTCGCCGTCGAGGTGAAGAACGAATCCGAGCCGGTGCTCTGCGCCGAGAAGGACAACGTCACGATCAAGGTGGTCTCGCCCGAGGTCCGGCGTTTCCAGATCGAGGCGGCCCATCCCGCCTATGTGGCCGGGCTCGTGCGCGACAACTGGGATGCCGACTGGACGAATTGCGACATGAAGGGCGATCCATCCTTCGCGCCGCCGACGCCGCCGCGGCGCGTCACCTTCTACGAATCGATCGACTACTGGCTGGTCGGCTACACGTTCCCGAGCTTTTGGCGCCCGGCGGAGGCGACCTTCCGCGTCGGCGACCGCGTCGAGAAGGGGCTGCATCTCGTCCAGCTCTGGAAGCTCGGCAAGGACAAGTCGCATGAGGTGCTGGTGGTCTATCCGCAGGACGGCAACTGGCGCGCAAGGCCGCTGCCGCCGGAACATCTCGGCTTCTCCTCCTACGGCTCCTCATTCCTGTTCGGGCCGATCGAGCAGGAGGGGCGCCCGGTCGTAAACATCAGGGAGATCGCGTTCGATCCGAAGACGCTGACCTTCAAGCTCAGCTTCAAGGACGGCTCGTCCGGAAGCCTCAAGCTCGACAGCGTCGACGAGAACCGGATGGTGCTGGATGCCGTGCTCGACAAGCCGGTGACCGGCGGCAAGGGCTTCCTGGCGCTGCGCTCGATGTATGTCACCGAGTTCAACAACGACGTCGCCCGCATCGCCCTGCGCGAGCCCGGCGCCAAGGGCTGGCGCGAGGAGGCACTGATGTCCTATCCCGGCGGCAAGGCGACCGATATCTGGATGGGGCGCACGACGCATTCGCGCCACAACACCTCCTCGCCCGACATGGTGTTCCGGCGCTTCTCGACCGATCCGAACCCGCCACCGAAGGCGGAGAAGAAGTGATGCTTAAAGGGGCTGCGGCTTCAAGGTGATGTCATCCCGGACAAGCGGCGAAGCCGCGCCGATCCGGGATCTATGCCAGAACCTTTGGCGGCCGCGTTCCGGAACGGACCCCGGTCTGCGCTTCGCCCGGGATGACCCGTTCGCTGGATCGTGGTGATAGCGGAACGCATTGCCTCCCTGTCGCGTTTGTCCATGACGCGGCGGGCGCATCGGTTTAGCCTGCGGCGACCGATACCGCCCAGCCTGCAGAGAGACCCATGCCGCGTTTTGCCGCCAACCTGTCGATGATGTTCACTGAATGGGAGTTCCTCGATCGCTTCAAGGCGGCCGCCGAGGCGGGGTTCGAAGCGGTCGAGTTCCTCTTTCCCTACGAGCATACGCCCGAGCAGGTCGGCCTTGCGCTGGCCGGCGGAGAGCTGACGCAGGCGCTCTACAATCTCCCGCCCGGCGATTTCACCAGGGGTGAACGCGGCCTCGCCTCGCTCGCCGGGCGCGAAGACGAGTTCCGGGCCTCGGTCGACAAGGCGCTTTCCTATGTTCATGAGACCGGCGTCAAGCGCCTGCATATGATGGCGGGGCTGGCCGACGCGAACGACCCCGTCGCTCAGAAGACCTATCGGGCCTCGCTCGCCTATGCCGCCGACAGGCTCGGCGAGCAGGGCGTCGAGCTGCTGCTGGAGCCGATCAACGGCAAGGACATACCGGGCTATTTCCTCAACGACTTCGACCGGGCGGCGGCGTATGTCCGCGAATCCGGCCGGCCGAATGTTCGTTTGCAATTCGACATGTACCATTGCGAGCTGATCCATGGCGACGTCTCGGCGAAGCTCAAGGCGCTCTATCCGCTTGTGGGCCATGTCCAGATCGCCCGTGCCAATGGCCGTCACGAACCCGACGCCTCCGGGCCGGACTATCCGGTGCTGTTCAACGAGCTCGACGGTCTCGGCTATGACGGCTTCGTCGGCTGCGAGTACCGGCCGGAGGCCGGCACGCTCGAAGGCCTCGGCTGGTTCGCGCCCTGGCGGAAGCCGCTCTGATGCGCCCGCCCTCGATCTCCTACCCGGTGCTGGTCGCCGATATCGGCGGGACGAATTGCCGCCTGTCGCTGGTGAGCGATGCCGATAGCGCGCACCGGCCGCTGGCGCGGATCGGGACCGGGAGCCATCCGACGGCGGAGGCGGCCTTCGCGTCCGTGCTGGTCGATGTGCCGGAGAAGCCGCGTTCCGCCGTCATCGCCGTCGCCGGGCCGCTCGATGGCCGGCAGGCGCAATTGACGAACGCGGTCTGGCATCTGGATGGATCGCGGATCGCGGAGGCCCTCGGTCTCACCCAGGGGCTGATGGTCAATGATTTCGAGGCGCTTTCCGCCTCGCTCGCCGTGCTGAGGCCGGGCGATCTCACCACATTGGTCGAGGGCGATCCCGAGCCTGACGGCGTCAAGCTGGTGCTGGGGCCGGGCACCGGCTTCGGCGCGGCGGCTCT includes:
- a CDS encoding 6-carboxytetrahydropterin synthase, whose translation is MFSVEVRDRIMIGHSLPDPFFGPAQNMHGATFVVDVAFFRETLNKQNVVVDIGAALDTLAETLKPLKYQNLDVLPQFAGMLTTTEFLCKHIFDTMAAAAKSGALGADGAGLDRIRVTLHETDLARASYEGALA
- the mdoH gene encoding glucans biosynthesis glucosyltransferase MdoH; protein product: MNQRPAPTTFRRAAQEAGPNGLTPAGLQAETVLHRRRFLVLALNLVTLALLFAGLAHVLGAGGWSVADVAIFVAFLFGAPWTVLGFWNAAIGLWLLHGKADGLDEVAPFAVAGDQAMPLTLRTAVLMTLRNEDPARAFRRLKVVKDSLDTTGEGAWFDYFVLSDTNDPAVATAEEQLAEAWARELGDPARVTYRRRDENAGFKAGNLRDFCERWGERYELMLPLDADSVMAGATILSMARMMQAHPKLGILQSLVVGMPSKSAFARIFQFGMRHGMRPYTMGSAWWGGDCGPFWGHNALVRIAPFREHCHLPVLPGGPPLGGAVMSHDQVEATLMRRAGYEVRVLPVEGGSWEENPPTMLEFAKRDLRWCLGNLQYLKLLDIAGLKPMSRFQLVWAILMFLGLPAWTLMIALLPLKVLEDRGIADYPVVPAAGLYLLFLAMYLSPKLAGFADILLTQGGVARYGGKARFLASAAIELVFSFLQGAVSSFRTTLFMIGLVFGRATIGWNGQARDAHALSFATAFAGLWPHLLFGAWLFVTLGLMAPSVLIWSLPLTAGYVLAIPFAMLTAAPACGAWLARRGLCGIPEDFDLPPVLDAIRERQAA
- a CDS encoding FkbM family methyltransferase encodes the protein MNAVTYPKGTVKALSRSLRVYHGDKERHAAMDRLYRAFLASGDLAFDIGAHVGDRVSSFRRLGARVVALEPQPGPARVIRLIHRRDPLVILVEAACADREGSIGLRINSANPTVSTASAAFIGAAEGAGGWEGQVWDHEITVPCTTLDRLIQRYGLPKLLKIDVEGFEAHVLAGLTRAVPVISFEFTTIQRDVAEACLALLETLGPYRFNVAIGESQRLELAEPASAEAMGDYLRGLPHEANSGDVYAILTA
- the otnI gene encoding 2-oxo-tetronate isomerase, with protein sequence MPRFAANLSMMFTEWEFLDRFKAAAEAGFEAVEFLFPYEHTPEQVGLALAGGELTQALYNLPPGDFTRGERGLASLAGREDEFRASVDKALSYVHETGVKRLHMMAGLADANDPVAQKTYRASLAYAADRLGEQGVELLLEPINGKDIPGYFLNDFDRAAAYVRESGRPNVRLQFDMYHCELIHGDVSAKLKALYPLVGHVQIARANGRHEPDASGPDYPVLFNELDGLGYDGFVGCEYRPEAGTLEGLGWFAPWRKPL